One genomic segment of Physeter macrocephalus isolate SW-GA unplaced genomic scaffold, ASM283717v5 random_134, whole genome shotgun sequence includes these proteins:
- the BSG gene encoding basigin isoform X2 has product MAAVRFVVLGLVLLSAQGGFGAGSGIWTSVDDDGSRTRLTCALNHSATEIVGHRWVKGGKVLKEDALPGLRTEYDVDSEDRSGQYSCIFLPEHAGRTDLEVKGPPSVKAVKKSEHATEGETVVLACRSDSFPPVADWLWSKVTDSGDQAIANSSQSKFFVVSSGTRTELHIPGLDLSSDPGKYVCNGTSSEGSGQEEVTLRVRTRFAALWPFLGIVAEVLVLVTVIFVYEKRRKPDEVLDDEDAGSAPLKSSGHHVNDKDKNVRQRNSS; this is encoded by the exons ATGGCGGCCGTGCGGTTCGTGGTGCTGGGGCTCGTGCTGCTGAGCGCTCAGGGCGGCTTCGGGGCAG GGAGCGGGATCTGGACTTCCGTAGACGACGATGGCTCCAGAACCCGCCTCACCTGCGCCTTGAATCACAGCGCCACCGAGATCGTGGGCCACCGCTGGGTGAAGGGGGGCAAGGTGCTGAAGGAGGATGCGCTGCCCGGCCTGAGGACGGAGTACGA CGTGGACTCGGAAGACCGCTCGGGCCAGTACTCCTGCATCTTCCTTCCAGAGCATGCGGGCCGCACCGACCTGGAAGTGAAGG GGCCCCCCAGCGTCAAGGCGGTGAAGAAGTCGGAGCATGCCACCGAGGGGGAGACTGTGGTGCTGGCCTGCAGGTCGGACTCCTTCCCGCCCGTCGCCGACTGGCTGTGGTCCAAGGTGACCGACTCCGGGGACCAGGCCATCGCCAACAGCTCCCAGAGCAAGTTCTTCGTGGTCTCCTCGGGGACCAGGACGGAGCTGCACATCCCAGGCCTGGACCTGAGCTCAGACCCCGGCAAGTACGTCTGCAACGGCACCAGCTCAGAGGGCTCTGGCCAGGAGGAGGTCACGCTGCGCGTGCGCACCCGCTTCGCCGCCCTCTGGCCCTTCCTGGGCATCGTGGCCGAGGTGCTTGTGCTGGTCACCGTCATCTTCGTCTACGAGAAGCGGCGGAAGCCCGACGAGGTCCTAGATG ATGAGGACGCCGGCTCTGCTCCACT GAAGAGCAGCGGGCACCACGTGAACGACAAAGACAAGAACGTTCGCCAGAGGAACTCCAGCTGA
- the BSG gene encoding basigin isoform X1, with protein sequence MAAVRFVVLGLVLLSAQGGFGAGPVSRSGSALVPGVARTLKSLWRGSGIWTSVDDDGSRTRLTCALNHSATEIVGHRWVKGGKVLKEDALPGLRTEYDVDSEDRSGQYSCIFLPEHAGRTDLEVKGPPSVKAVKKSEHATEGETVVLACRSDSFPPVADWLWSKVTDSGDQAIANSSQSKFFVVSSGTRTELHIPGLDLSSDPGKYVCNGTSSEGSGQEEVTLRVRTRFAALWPFLGIVAEVLVLVTVIFVYEKRRKPDEVLDDEDAGSAPLKSSGHHVNDKDKNVRQRNSS encoded by the exons ATGGCGGCCGTGCGGTTCGTGGTGCTGGGGCTCGTGCTGCTGAGCGCTCAGGGCGGCTTCGGGGCAG GTCCCGTGTCTCGCTCTGGCTCTGCACTTGTTCCTGGAGTCGCCCGAACACTTAAATCCTTGTGGAGAG GGAGCGGGATCTGGACTTCCGTAGACGACGATGGCTCCAGAACCCGCCTCACCTGCGCCTTGAATCACAGCGCCACCGAGATCGTGGGCCACCGCTGGGTGAAGGGGGGCAAGGTGCTGAAGGAGGATGCGCTGCCCGGCCTGAGGACGGAGTACGA CGTGGACTCGGAAGACCGCTCGGGCCAGTACTCCTGCATCTTCCTTCCAGAGCATGCGGGCCGCACCGACCTGGAAGTGAAGG GGCCCCCCAGCGTCAAGGCGGTGAAGAAGTCGGAGCATGCCACCGAGGGGGAGACTGTGGTGCTGGCCTGCAGGTCGGACTCCTTCCCGCCCGTCGCCGACTGGCTGTGGTCCAAGGTGACCGACTCCGGGGACCAGGCCATCGCCAACAGCTCCCAGAGCAAGTTCTTCGTGGTCTCCTCGGGGACCAGGACGGAGCTGCACATCCCAGGCCTGGACCTGAGCTCAGACCCCGGCAAGTACGTCTGCAACGGCACCAGCTCAGAGGGCTCTGGCCAGGAGGAGGTCACGCTGCGCGTGCGCACCCGCTTCGCCGCCCTCTGGCCCTTCCTGGGCATCGTGGCCGAGGTGCTTGTGCTGGTCACCGTCATCTTCGTCTACGAGAAGCGGCGGAAGCCCGACGAGGTCCTAGATG ATGAGGACGCCGGCTCTGCTCCACT GAAGAGCAGCGGGCACCACGTGAACGACAAAGACAAGAACGTTCGCCAGAGGAACTCCAGCTGA